One window of Caldisericum exile AZM16c01 genomic DNA carries:
- a CDS encoding PstS family phosphate ABC transporter substrate-binding protein, which translates to MDKKGKFLAYLVIMGIVLAIAVSLTGCKQTSQTQEVKITMNGSTTVFPIAQKAAEIYMDKHPNVKISVEGTGSGNGIAALIDGTTDIANSSREIKTEEIEKAKAKGVSPYEIPIALDALSIVVNPANPITNLTRDQVIDIFTGKITNWKDLGWKDAPIVVVSRDTSSGTYGAFMELALPKDAKITDKAIYQSSNQTVKNTVATTEGAIGYIGLGYVDSSVKPVAYEGVMPSKENAINKTYKLSRHLYMYTNGQPQGEVKNFIDFVLSPEGQDIVESVGFIRIK; encoded by the coding sequence ATGGATAAGAAAGGCAAGTTCTTAGCGTATCTTGTAATCATGGGTATCGTTTTAGCAATTGCAGTAAGTCTTACAGGTTGCAAGCAGACATCACAAACTCAAGAAGTAAAAATCACAATGAATGGTTCAACAACCGTGTTTCCAATCGCCCAAAAGGCAGCAGAAATTTACATGGACAAACATCCAAATGTAAAAATCTCTGTTGAGGGAACAGGTTCAGGCAATGGTATTGCTGCACTCATTGACGGAACAACAGACATTGCAAACTCTTCAAGAGAAATAAAAACCGAAGAAATTGAGAAAGCAAAGGCAAAAGGAGTAAGTCCATACGAGATTCCAATAGCACTTGATGCTCTTTCGATTGTTGTAAACCCCGCAAATCCAATAACAAATCTTACAAGGGATCAGGTCATTGACATCTTTACTGGGAAAATTACAAACTGGAAAGATTTAGGATGGAAAGACGCTCCAATTGTTGTCGTCTCCAGAGATACTTCATCAGGCACATACGGAGCTTTCATGGAGCTTGCTCTTCCAAAAGATGCAAAAATTACAGACAAGGCGATCTATCAATCCTCTAATCAAACAGTTAAAAACACCGTTGCAACAACGGAAGGAGCAATAGGATATATAGGACTTGGATATGTTGATTCTTCCGTAAAGCCGGTTGCATATGAAGGTGTTATGCCTTCAAAAGAAAATGCAATAAATAAAACTTATAAATTATCAAGGCACCTATATATGTATACAAACGGACAACCACAAGGAGAAGTAAAAAATTTCATTGATTTCGTTCTTTCCCCGGAAGGGCAGGATATTGTAGAAAGTGTAGGATTTATTAGAATAAAGTAG
- the pstC gene encoding phosphate ABC transporter permease subunit PstC, with product MKKNFVEYLLPVFGYIAIIIFAGIITIIALEGLPLLSKFSFFSLISGTEWRPTSLPPLFGFLPSIVSTFFVAIFSMLIAIPLSLGTAIYLSKIATPKIRNVLKPTIELLANIPSVIYGAFALLFLGPLIKRLFNLPVGLNGLNASIILAIMSIPTITTLSDDAISMVPKEEELASYALGASNLETIFGITIPSASAGIFASITAGFGRAVGETMAVLLASGNSIRIPHSILEPMRPITATIALEMAEAPVGGDHYRALFMLALILLILVLSFNLLSRHLKAIYRRKLYG from the coding sequence ATGAAGAAAAATTTTGTAGAGTACTTATTACCGGTTTTTGGTTATATAGCAATCATCATCTTTGCAGGAATAATAACAATTATCGCTTTAGAAGGTTTACCACTACTTTCAAAGTTTTCCTTCTTTTCCCTTATATCAGGAACCGAGTGGAGGCCCACATCCTTGCCTCCACTCTTCGGTTTCCTCCCATCAATTGTATCAACATTTTTCGTTGCAATATTTTCGATGCTGATTGCAATTCCACTGTCTTTAGGTACTGCAATTTATCTTTCGAAAATCGCAACTCCCAAAATTAGAAACGTTTTAAAACCAACAATTGAACTTCTTGCAAATATTCCATCTGTAATTTATGGGGCATTTGCTCTACTATTTTTGGGACCACTCATTAAAAGACTGTTTAATCTCCCAGTAGGTCTCAATGGGCTTAATGCAAGCATTATTCTTGCAATCATGTCAATTCCAACAATAACAACCCTTTCCGATGATGCAATTTCTATGGTGCCAAAAGAAGAAGAACTCGCTTCATATGCACTTGGCGCATCAAACCTTGAAACAATCTTTGGGATTACAATTCCATCTGCATCAGCAGGTATTTTTGCTTCAATTACTGCTGGGTTTGGAAGGGCAGTTGGAGAAACAATGGCAGTCTTACTTGCATCAGGAAACTCAATTAGAATCCCTCATTCAATCTTGGAACCAATGAGACCAATAACTGCGACAATTGCGCTTGAAATGGCCGAAGCACCAGTTGGGGGAGACCACTATAGAGCATTGTTTATGCTTGCTTTAATTTTACTTATCCTTGTCTTGTCGTTTAACCTTTTAAGTAGGCATTTGAAGGCAATATACAGGCGAAAACTTTATGGATAA